One region of Mugil cephalus isolate CIBA_MC_2020 chromosome 17, CIBA_Mcephalus_1.1, whole genome shotgun sequence genomic DNA includes:
- the LOC125023644 gene encoding zinc finger MYM-type protein 4-like isoform X2, whose protein sequence is MADSEEFRLKRLQHEERLSRVFDEVMGLGDFADSSRGSATSSKSGQDEAKEADETSGQEQGRPIEEEESNGSRQEEKMDEGVEEQTFPCVASPSPDRSSLPSSFKMGKNEAGGGGSGGAAFDDALDGLPSYGPEEEDEDWHFALPMGTLEEAGVNKANQKRAQSGQVNSTAPSDAFVGESREEDEEEEQERAGSSPSPNTSHSSQDHTPDNSQDGGLQGEETEDSQQGETSEAAPIEDSNPPTSPTINIKDEPIDEGYDAALLPQSSIRQIKEELEHQEEELRISSVFSVGGGNTFAQPTMPAAVPAPQHTTIFIPGRGALLQAMGPLPIRTPAPVQASLPALAPLPSRPPQPPIPGSVRCSGCSKVLLKGQTAFQRKGSTQLFCSTVCLTGHLPPATKNRLCFQCKKEIIQPRDMIAVPADDNTLMHFCGHFCLSVFRHKRKQPDKAPDKRQERKPEKPPEKPGERQPERPFCSVCKVNNKQIEHEVTHQGRLHRLCSNACFVSWRKIRQLAMNCCEGCGLYCNSKSGSCQTLTIERTQLNFCSPTCIATFKQTCRKMIECANCHKMAVVSSTFMERDHKGKVQLYCSPGCVEQSRPPQHTLTGTPFPCCLCKVSAVPQYHLAMVDGTIRNFCSYACVSTFRKSGDTSQSDLINGTSSLRNPSVRETPKPGSSVGASSVPPIPQDYPSSVPYQGHHPSHTSVPPLVPPYPTMSSPSVPGQPLKPAEGGLGDSSKLTCHQCSKQFSSKPMLFSHQGRIFMFCNKTCCDHYKTQKNILALCECCKQEKVIYDIISYNQQDLVICSENCKLLLKRDLTSRNRDQTWRPCSYCTGISQKMLHSHYGGKMEEFCRPHCMSQYTVLYYGMGRCDSCRKQGYMSEKLQCLGSVRNFCNLPCLLQYCHFHFETSQHTSSNGTGTAPQAPHAPTQPHHSSKMNPVIADVVSLANGSATQPSVSADTAQTGALPTTNIDGKNHYHASTQTDAMRVPTPRRRQMKNKSVLCRPFTMDQETFCQLPTTSTESGEGKENVKVVMVPVPVPIFIPVPMNMYCQHTPVPMPMPMPVPVPIVVPPQKKDVKDAAVQSECFAVSKEQQKDEPVSSAACKDEEKAVQADLPPTSSSEMCTESDDPQLNAQPETSKTTSALPTASPGDQPPSSPAMDLETDFPSELLDQKLSAPRRGVKRAREGSYSRKRGRRRIGSLDRGAAVTPAPPKLNHLYGVNAWRSWVQQRNKQSQQPSPVDIKEDVLQCNSAELNYGLSHFVREVRRPNGERYSPDSIFYLCLGIQQVQADRVTGFTSFSLLLLFLTCMFFRLLSLPLIGQYLFMKGRIENIFTDKLYIQFASEITGMLRLWKPKLLPSGQVVSSRVEEPYLWECKQLGAYSPIVLLNTLLFFCTKTFHLTTVEQHQSLSFSNFTRCSKPCSRAGKVHYLRYQRSSAAPHSQEETARSRRRQAENEGDMEMLQNVTNPLHCPVQLYEFYLSRCPESVKKRTDVFYLQPHQNVHTHSSHWYTSQPLDATTLQNMLTRILAVKEVQQEQEAVQHQSPAAAEGDGPQSLSTTCSPATL, encoded by the exons ATGGCGGATTCGGAGGAATTTAGACTTAAACGGTTACAG CATGAGGAGCGCTTGTCCAGAGTGTTTGACGAAGTAATGGGCCTAGGAGACTTTGCTGACTCTTCCAGAGGTTCTGCCACCTCTTCCAAGAGTGGTCAGGATGAGGCAAAGGAAGCAGACGAAACTTCAGGACAAGAGCAAGGGCGACCaatagaggaagaggagagcaaCGGTAgcagacaagaagaaaaaatggaTGAGGGGGTAGAAGAGCAGACCTTTCCATGTGTTGCCTCCCCCTCCCCTGATCGCAGCTCTTTACCCTCCTCATTTAAAATGGGAAAGAACGaagcaggagggggaggaagtggCGGGGCAGCGTTTGATGATGCACTGGATGGCCTTCCTTCCTATGggccagaagaagaagatgaagactgGCACTTTGCCCTGCCAATGGGTACCCTTGAGGAAGCTGGTGTTAATAAAGCCAACCAAAAAAGAGCCCAGTCAGGGCAGGTGAACAGCACAGCTCCAAGTGATGCCTTTGTTGGTGAGTCcagagaggaggacgaggaggaagagcaggagaggGCTGGGAGTAGTCCCTCTCCCAACACCTCCCACTCCTCTCAGGACCACACACCAGACAACAGCCAAG ATGGAGGCCTCCAGGGAGAGGAGACTGAAGACAGCCAACAGGGAGAG ACGTCAGAGGCTGCTCCTATTGAGGACAGTAATCCCCCAACGTCTCCTACTATCAATATTAAAGATGAGCCTATTGATGAGGGCTACGATGCTGCTTTGCTGCCTCAGAGCTCCATCAGACAGATCAAAGAAGAGCTGGAGCACCAGGAG GAAGAGCTGAGGATTAGCTCTGTCTTCTCTGTAGGTGGAGGGAACACCTTTGCACAGCCTACTA TGCCAGCAGCAGTCCCAGCCCCCCAGCACACAACCATTTTTATCCCTGGTAGAGGAGCTCTCCTACAAGCCATGGGTCCCCTCCCCATCAGAACACCAGCTCCAGTCCAAGCATCACTGCCAGCCCTGGCACCATTACCTTCACGGCCACCTCAACCCCCCATTCCTGGGAGTGTCCGCTGCAGTGGCTGCTCTAAG GTTCTGCTCAAAGGCCAAACAGCATTCCAAAGAAAAGGATCAACACAGCTCTTCTGCTCTACTGTTTGTCTGACAGGACATCTGCCTCCAGCCACCAAGAACCGATTatgttttcagtgcaaaaa GGAGATAATTCAGCCCAGGGACATGATCGCGGTTCCTGCAGACGACAACACCCTCATGCACTTCTGTGGCCACTTCTGTCTGTCGGTCTTCAGACATAAGAGGAAACAGCCTGATAAGGCTCCTGACAAACGACAAGAACGAAAGCCCGAGAAGCCACCAGAGAAACCAGGTGAACGACAGCCTGAAAGACCTTTTTGTAGCGTCTGCAAAGTCAACAACAAG CAAATTGAACATGAGGTCACCCATCAGGGCCGCCTGCACAGACTCTGTAGTAATGCTTGTTTTGTAAGTTGGCGCAAGATTCGGCAGTTAGCCATGAACTGCTGCGAAGGCTGCGGACTTTACTGTAATAGCAAATCAGGTTCCTGTCAGACGCTCACAATCGAAAGAACTCAGCTCAACTTCTGCAGTCCAACCTGCATTGCCACCTTCAAACAG acctgcagaaaaATGATCGAGTGTGccaactgtcacaagatggcagTAGTGTCCTCCACCTTCATGGAACGAGACCACAAGGGCAAAGTTCAGCTGTACTGTTCACCTGGTTGTGTGGAACAGAGCCGACCACCCCAGCATACTCTCACTG GTACTCCATTCCCATGCTGCCTGTGCAAGGTGTCAGCTGTTCCTCAGTATCATTTGGCCATGGTGGACGGCACCATACGCAACTTCTGCTCCTATGCCTGTGTGTCTACTTTTAGG AAGTCTGGTGACACCTCTCAGTCAGACCTGATTAATGGAACCTCCTCTCTCAGGAACCCGTCCGTCAGAGAAACTCCCAAACCAGGGTCATCTGTCGGTGCCAGCTCAGTCCCTCCCATTCCTCAGGACTACCCATCTTCGGTTCCCTACCAAGGCCATCATCCCAGTCATACCTCAGTGCCCCCACTAGTGCCTCCCTACCCAACCATGTCATCCCCCTCTGTCCCTGGGCAACCCCTAAAACCAGCAGAGGGTGGCCTCGGTGACAGCTCCAAACTGACCTGCCATCAGTGCAGCAAACAGTTCAGCTCGAAACCGATGCTGTTCAGTCACCAA GGTcgtatttttatgttctgcaaTAAGACATGCTGTGATCACTATAAAACCCAGAAAAACATCCTTGCATTGTGCGAGTGCTGTAAACAGGAGAAGGTTATATatgacatcatcagctataACCAACAGGACCTGGTCATCTGCAGTGAAA ACTGTAAGCTGCTCCTCAAACGTGACCTGACTTCTCGTAACAGGGATCAAACCTGGCGGCCCTGCAGCTACTGCACTGGCATCAGTCAGAAGATGTTGCACAGTCACTATGGAGGCAAGATGGAGGAGTTCTGTAGACCCCACTGCATGTCCCAGTACACAGTTCTGTACTATGGG ATGGGTCGATGTGATAGTTGTAGGAAACAGGGATACATGTCTGAGAAGCTACAGTGTTTGGGTTCGGTCCGTAATTTCTGCAACCTGCCCTGCCTGCTGCAGTACTGCCACTTTCATTTTGAAACGAGCCAACACACCAGCAGTAATGGTACTGGGACAGCTCCACAAGCACCACACG CTCCAACCCAACCCCATCACTCCTCAAAGATGAATCCTGTCATTGCAGACGTTGTCTCATTGGCCAACGGATCAGCCACTCAGCCCAGTGTTTCAGCAGATACTGCTCAGACTG GAGCACTTCCAACCACCAACATAGATGGCAAAAACCATTATCAC GCCAGTACCCAGACCGATGCCATGCGTGTGCCTACACCCCGACGGCGTCAGATGAAGAACAAATCCGTTCTTTGCCGACCCTTTACGATGGACCAGGAAACCTTTTGCCAGCTTCCCACTACTTCCACTGAATCAGGAG AAGGTAAGGAGAACGTGAAGGTGGTAATGGTTCCAGTCCCAGTCCCCATCTTTATTCCAGTGCCTATGAACATGTACTGCCAGCACACGCCTGTTCCGATGCCTATGCCCATGCCG gttcCAGTACCCATTGTCGTTCCGCCGCAGAAGAAAGACGTGAAAGACGCAGCTGTCCAATCAGAATGCTTTGCTGTGagcaaagaacaacaaaaagatgagcCTGTTTCCAGTGCAG CCTGTAAAGATGAGGAGAAAGCAGTGCAGGCTGACCTGCCACCTACTAGCAGTTCAGAGATGTGCACAGAGTCGGATGATCCTCAGCTTAATGCCCAGCCAGAGACCAGCAAAACGACAAGCGCCCTTCCTACGGCTAGTCCCGGAGACCAACCTCCCTCCTCACCAGCGATGGACTTGGAGACTGACTTTCCTTCTG AGTTGTTGGATCAAAAGCTGTCTGCTCCACGGCGAGGAGTGAAGAGAGCTAGAGAGGGTTCCTACAGCCGGAAACGG GGTCGAAGGCGAATTGGTTCTCTGGACCGTGGTGCAGCCGTGACTCCGGCGCCCCCCAAACTGAACCACCTGTACGGCGTTAACGCCTGGAGGAGCTGGGTTCAGCAACGCAACAAGCAGTCACAACAAC CCAGTCCAGTTGACATTAAAGAAGACGTCCTTCAGTGCAACTCTGCTGAGCTCAACTACGGTCTGTCTCACTTCGTCAGAGAAGTACGACGGCCAAACGGAGAGAGATACAGCCCAGACAGCATCTTCTACCTCTGTCTGGGGATTCAACAGGTTCAGGCAGACAGGGTCACTGGCTTTACTTCTTTtagtctgctgctgcttttcttaaCATGTATGTTCTTCCGTCTTTTGTCTCTACCTCTCATTGGACAGTATCTCTTCATGAAGGGCCGCATAGAGAACATCTTCACTGACAAGCTGTACATTCAGTTTGCCTCCGAGATCACTGGGATGCTTCGACTTTGGAAACCTAAGCTGCTGCCTAGTG GTCAAGTTGTTTCATCCCGTGTGGAGGAGCCCTACCTGTGGGAGTGTAAGCAGCTGGGCGCGTACTCACCCATAGTCTTGCTCAACACGCTGCTCTTCTTCTGCACCAAAACCTTCCACCTGACCACCGTGGAGCAGCACCAGAGCCTCTCTTTTTCCAACTTCACTCGGTGTTCAAAGCCCTGCAGTCGAGCGGGCAAAGTCCACTACCTCCGCTACCAGAGAAGCAGCGCTGCCCCGCACAGCCAGGAAGAGACAG CACGTTCCAGAAGAAGGCAGGCGGAGAACGAGGGCGACATGGAGATGCTCCAGAACGTCACCAACCCTCTGCACTGTCCTGTCCAACTCTATGAGTTCTACCTCTCTAGATG CCCAGAGTCTGTGAAGAAGAGAACCGACGTGTTCTACCTCCAGCCTCACCAGAATGTCCACACgcacag TTCCCACTGGTACACTTCACAACCGTTGGATGCCACCACTCTACAGAACATGCTCACACGCATCCTGGCTGTGAAAGAGGTtcagcaggaacaggaagcaGTCCAGCATCAGTCCCCAGCTGCTGCTGAGGGTGACGGCCCACAGTCATTATCCACAACCTGTTCCCCTGCAACGCTGTGA
- the LOC125023644 gene encoding zinc finger MYM-type protein 4-like isoform X4, translating to MADSEEFRLKRLQHEERLSRVFDEVMGLGDFADSSRGSATSSKSGQDEAKEADETSGQEQGRPIEEEESNGSRQEEKMDEGVEEQTFPCVASPSPDRSSLPSSFKMGKNEAGGGGSGGAAFDDALDGLPSYGPEEEDEDWHFALPMGTLEEAGVNKANQKRAQSGQVNSTAPSDAFVGESREEDEEEEQERAGSSPSPNTSHSSQDHTPDNSQDGGLQGEETEDSQQGETSEAAPIEDSNPPTSPTINIKDEPIDEGYDAALLPQSSIRQIKEELEHQEEELRISSVFSVGGGNTFAQPTMPAAVPAPQHTTIFIPGRGALLQAMGPLPIRTPAPVQASLPALAPLPSRPPQPPIPGSVRCSGCSKVLLKGQTAFQRKGSTQLFCSTVCLTGHLPPATKNRLCFQCKKEIIQPRDMIAVPADDNTLMHFCGHFCLSVFRHKRKQPDKAPDKRQERKPEKPPEKPGERQPERPFCSVCKVNNKQIEHEVTHQGRLHRLCSNACFVSWRKIRQLAMNCCEGCGLYCNSKSGSCQTLTIERTQLNFCSPTCIATFKQTCRKMIECANCHKMAVVSSTFMERDHKGKVQLYCSPGCVEQSRPPQHTLTGTPFPCCLCKVSAVPQYHLAMVDGTIRNFCSYACVSTFRKSGDTSQSDLINGTSSLRNPSVRETPKPGSSVGASSVPPIPQDYPSSVPYQGHHPSHTSVPPLVPPYPTMSSPSVPGQPLKPAEGGLGDSSKLTCHQCSKQFSSKPMLFSHQGRIFMFCNKTCCDHYKTQKNILALCECCKQEKVIYDIISYNQQDLVICSENCKLLLKRDLTSRNRDQTWRPCSYCTGISQKMLHSHYGGKMEEFCRPHCMSQYTVLYYGMGRCDSCRKQGYMSEKLQCLGSVRNFCNLPCLLQYCHFHFETSQHTSSNGTGTAPQAPHAPTQPHHSSKMNPVIADVVSLANGSATQPSVSADTAQTGALPTTNIDGKNHYHASTQTDAMRVPTPRRRQMKNKSVLCRPFTMDQETFCQLPTTSTESGEGKENVKVVMVPVPVPIFIPVPMNMYCQHTPVPMPMPMPVPVPIVVPPQKKDVKDAAVQSECFAVSKEQQKDEPVSSADQSSKSGDIKSEVVSATACKDEEKAVQADLPPTSSSEMCTESDDPQLNAQPETSKTTSALPTASPGDQPPSSPAMDLETDFPSELLDQKLSAPRRGVKRAREGSYSRKRGRRRIGSLDRGAAVTPAPPKLNHLYGVNAWRSWVQQRNKQSQQPSPVDIKEDVLQCNSAELNYGLSHFVREVRRPNGERYSPDSIFYLCLGIQQVQADRVTGFTSFSLLLLFLTCMFFRLLSLPLIGQYLFMKGRIENIFTDKLYIQFASEITGMLRLWKPKLLPSGQVVSSRVEEPYLWECKQLGAYSPIVLLNTLLFFCTKTFHLTTVEQHQSLSFSNFTRCSKPCSRAGKVHYLRYQRSSAAPHSQEETARSRRRQAENEGDMEMLQNVTNPLHCPVQLYEFYLSRCPESVKKRTDVFYLQPHQNVHTHRNC from the exons ATGGCGGATTCGGAGGAATTTAGACTTAAACGGTTACAG CATGAGGAGCGCTTGTCCAGAGTGTTTGACGAAGTAATGGGCCTAGGAGACTTTGCTGACTCTTCCAGAGGTTCTGCCACCTCTTCCAAGAGTGGTCAGGATGAGGCAAAGGAAGCAGACGAAACTTCAGGACAAGAGCAAGGGCGACCaatagaggaagaggagagcaaCGGTAgcagacaagaagaaaaaatggaTGAGGGGGTAGAAGAGCAGACCTTTCCATGTGTTGCCTCCCCCTCCCCTGATCGCAGCTCTTTACCCTCCTCATTTAAAATGGGAAAGAACGaagcaggagggggaggaagtggCGGGGCAGCGTTTGATGATGCACTGGATGGCCTTCCTTCCTATGggccagaagaagaagatgaagactgGCACTTTGCCCTGCCAATGGGTACCCTTGAGGAAGCTGGTGTTAATAAAGCCAACCAAAAAAGAGCCCAGTCAGGGCAGGTGAACAGCACAGCTCCAAGTGATGCCTTTGTTGGTGAGTCcagagaggaggacgaggaggaagagcaggagaggGCTGGGAGTAGTCCCTCTCCCAACACCTCCCACTCCTCTCAGGACCACACACCAGACAACAGCCAAG ATGGAGGCCTCCAGGGAGAGGAGACTGAAGACAGCCAACAGGGAGAG ACGTCAGAGGCTGCTCCTATTGAGGACAGTAATCCCCCAACGTCTCCTACTATCAATATTAAAGATGAGCCTATTGATGAGGGCTACGATGCTGCTTTGCTGCCTCAGAGCTCCATCAGACAGATCAAAGAAGAGCTGGAGCACCAGGAG GAAGAGCTGAGGATTAGCTCTGTCTTCTCTGTAGGTGGAGGGAACACCTTTGCACAGCCTACTA TGCCAGCAGCAGTCCCAGCCCCCCAGCACACAACCATTTTTATCCCTGGTAGAGGAGCTCTCCTACAAGCCATGGGTCCCCTCCCCATCAGAACACCAGCTCCAGTCCAAGCATCACTGCCAGCCCTGGCACCATTACCTTCACGGCCACCTCAACCCCCCATTCCTGGGAGTGTCCGCTGCAGTGGCTGCTCTAAG GTTCTGCTCAAAGGCCAAACAGCATTCCAAAGAAAAGGATCAACACAGCTCTTCTGCTCTACTGTTTGTCTGACAGGACATCTGCCTCCAGCCACCAAGAACCGATTatgttttcagtgcaaaaa GGAGATAATTCAGCCCAGGGACATGATCGCGGTTCCTGCAGACGACAACACCCTCATGCACTTCTGTGGCCACTTCTGTCTGTCGGTCTTCAGACATAAGAGGAAACAGCCTGATAAGGCTCCTGACAAACGACAAGAACGAAAGCCCGAGAAGCCACCAGAGAAACCAGGTGAACGACAGCCTGAAAGACCTTTTTGTAGCGTCTGCAAAGTCAACAACAAG CAAATTGAACATGAGGTCACCCATCAGGGCCGCCTGCACAGACTCTGTAGTAATGCTTGTTTTGTAAGTTGGCGCAAGATTCGGCAGTTAGCCATGAACTGCTGCGAAGGCTGCGGACTTTACTGTAATAGCAAATCAGGTTCCTGTCAGACGCTCACAATCGAAAGAACTCAGCTCAACTTCTGCAGTCCAACCTGCATTGCCACCTTCAAACAG acctgcagaaaaATGATCGAGTGTGccaactgtcacaagatggcagTAGTGTCCTCCACCTTCATGGAACGAGACCACAAGGGCAAAGTTCAGCTGTACTGTTCACCTGGTTGTGTGGAACAGAGCCGACCACCCCAGCATACTCTCACTG GTACTCCATTCCCATGCTGCCTGTGCAAGGTGTCAGCTGTTCCTCAGTATCATTTGGCCATGGTGGACGGCACCATACGCAACTTCTGCTCCTATGCCTGTGTGTCTACTTTTAGG AAGTCTGGTGACACCTCTCAGTCAGACCTGATTAATGGAACCTCCTCTCTCAGGAACCCGTCCGTCAGAGAAACTCCCAAACCAGGGTCATCTGTCGGTGCCAGCTCAGTCCCTCCCATTCCTCAGGACTACCCATCTTCGGTTCCCTACCAAGGCCATCATCCCAGTCATACCTCAGTGCCCCCACTAGTGCCTCCCTACCCAACCATGTCATCCCCCTCTGTCCCTGGGCAACCCCTAAAACCAGCAGAGGGTGGCCTCGGTGACAGCTCCAAACTGACCTGCCATCAGTGCAGCAAACAGTTCAGCTCGAAACCGATGCTGTTCAGTCACCAA GGTcgtatttttatgttctgcaaTAAGACATGCTGTGATCACTATAAAACCCAGAAAAACATCCTTGCATTGTGCGAGTGCTGTAAACAGGAGAAGGTTATATatgacatcatcagctataACCAACAGGACCTGGTCATCTGCAGTGAAA ACTGTAAGCTGCTCCTCAAACGTGACCTGACTTCTCGTAACAGGGATCAAACCTGGCGGCCCTGCAGCTACTGCACTGGCATCAGTCAGAAGATGTTGCACAGTCACTATGGAGGCAAGATGGAGGAGTTCTGTAGACCCCACTGCATGTCCCAGTACACAGTTCTGTACTATGGG ATGGGTCGATGTGATAGTTGTAGGAAACAGGGATACATGTCTGAGAAGCTACAGTGTTTGGGTTCGGTCCGTAATTTCTGCAACCTGCCCTGCCTGCTGCAGTACTGCCACTTTCATTTTGAAACGAGCCAACACACCAGCAGTAATGGTACTGGGACAGCTCCACAAGCACCACACG CTCCAACCCAACCCCATCACTCCTCAAAGATGAATCCTGTCATTGCAGACGTTGTCTCATTGGCCAACGGATCAGCCACTCAGCCCAGTGTTTCAGCAGATACTGCTCAGACTG GAGCACTTCCAACCACCAACATAGATGGCAAAAACCATTATCAC GCCAGTACCCAGACCGATGCCATGCGTGTGCCTACACCCCGACGGCGTCAGATGAAGAACAAATCCGTTCTTTGCCGACCCTTTACGATGGACCAGGAAACCTTTTGCCAGCTTCCCACTACTTCCACTGAATCAGGAG AAGGTAAGGAGAACGTGAAGGTGGTAATGGTTCCAGTCCCAGTCCCCATCTTTATTCCAGTGCCTATGAACATGTACTGCCAGCACACGCCTGTTCCGATGCCTATGCCCATGCCG gttcCAGTACCCATTGTCGTTCCGCCGCAGAAGAAAGACGTGAAAGACGCAGCTGTCCAATCAGAATGCTTTGCTGTGagcaaagaacaacaaaaagatgagcCTGTTTCCAGTGCAG ACCAGAGCTCTAAAAGTGGAGACATAAAGTCAGAAGTGGTCTCTGCTACAGCCTGTAAAGATGAGGAGAAAGCAGTGCAGGCTGACCTGCCACCTACTAGCAGTTCAGAGATGTGCACAGAGTCGGATGATCCTCAGCTTAATGCCCAGCCAGAGACCAGCAAAACGACAAGCGCCCTTCCTACGGCTAGTCCCGGAGACCAACCTCCCTCCTCACCAGCGATGGACTTGGAGACTGACTTTCCTTCTG AGTTGTTGGATCAAAAGCTGTCTGCTCCACGGCGAGGAGTGAAGAGAGCTAGAGAGGGTTCCTACAGCCGGAAACGG GGTCGAAGGCGAATTGGTTCTCTGGACCGTGGTGCAGCCGTGACTCCGGCGCCCCCCAAACTGAACCACCTGTACGGCGTTAACGCCTGGAGGAGCTGGGTTCAGCAACGCAACAAGCAGTCACAACAAC CCAGTCCAGTTGACATTAAAGAAGACGTCCTTCAGTGCAACTCTGCTGAGCTCAACTACGGTCTGTCTCACTTCGTCAGAGAAGTACGACGGCCAAACGGAGAGAGATACAGCCCAGACAGCATCTTCTACCTCTGTCTGGGGATTCAACAGGTTCAGGCAGACAGGGTCACTGGCTTTACTTCTTTtagtctgctgctgcttttcttaaCATGTATGTTCTTCCGTCTTTTGTCTCTACCTCTCATTGGACAGTATCTCTTCATGAAGGGCCGCATAGAGAACATCTTCACTGACAAGCTGTACATTCAGTTTGCCTCCGAGATCACTGGGATGCTTCGACTTTGGAAACCTAAGCTGCTGCCTAGTG GTCAAGTTGTTTCATCCCGTGTGGAGGAGCCCTACCTGTGGGAGTGTAAGCAGCTGGGCGCGTACTCACCCATAGTCTTGCTCAACACGCTGCTCTTCTTCTGCACCAAAACCTTCCACCTGACCACCGTGGAGCAGCACCAGAGCCTCTCTTTTTCCAACTTCACTCGGTGTTCAAAGCCCTGCAGTCGAGCGGGCAAAGTCCACTACCTCCGCTACCAGAGAAGCAGCGCTGCCCCGCACAGCCAGGAAGAGACAG